In the Setaria italica strain Yugu1 chromosome VI, Setaria_italica_v2.0, whole genome shotgun sequence genome, one interval contains:
- the LOC101758982 gene encoding non-specific lipid-transfer protein C4, whose product MAAPGVSVVLAACLVVLVALGLGAGVAEAQGGGVGQCVPQLNRLLACRAYLVPGAPDPSADCCGALSAVSHECACSTMGIINSLPGRCSLAPVNCSA is encoded by the exons ATGGCAGCGCCAGGCGTGtccgtcgtcctcgccgcgtGCCTCGTCGTCCTGGTGGcgctcggcctcggcgccggcgtggcagaggcgcagggcggcggcgtggggcagTGCGTGCCGCAGCTGAACCGGCTCCTGGCGTGCCGCGCGTACCTGGTGCCCGGCGCGCCGGACCCCAGCGCCGACTGCTGCGGCGCGCTCAGCGCCGTGTCGCACGAGTGCGCCTGCAGCACCATGGGCATCATCAACAGCCTGCCCGGACGCTGCAGCCTCGCCCCAGTCAACTGCT CTGCCTGA